A single genomic interval of Acidobacteriota bacterium harbors:
- a CDS encoding DUF4920 domain-containing protein: MRKGSTRLLLGLVLALAAAVPARSGDTGKVYGRGVSGPATLTIDKLLADPERWVGKTVRVEGLIVDVCPMRGCWIDLAGKSDFKTVRFKVKDGEIVFPVELKGRRAVVEGVLTRIELTREQAIARARHEAEERGEPFDPASVDGPRTLYIIKGAGAVVR; encoded by the coding sequence ATGCGGAAGGGATCGACACGGCTTCTTCTCGGGCTCGTGCTGGCGCTCGCCGCCGCCGTCCCGGCGCGCTCGGGGGACACGGGCAAGGTGTACGGGCGCGGCGTCTCCGGGCCGGCCACGCTCACCATCGACAAGCTCCTGGCCGATCCGGAGCGCTGGGTCGGGAAGACGGTCAGGGTGGAGGGGCTGATCGTCGATGTTTGCCCGATGCGCGGCTGCTGGATCGATCTCGCCGGGAAGTCGGACTTCAAGACCGTCCGGTTCAAGGTGAAGGACGGCGAGATCGTTTTCCCGGTCGAGCTCAAAGGCCGGCGGGCCGTCGTGGAGGGGGTGCTCACCCGGATCGAGCTCACGCGGGAGCAGGCGATCGCGAGAGCCCGTCACGAGGCCGAGGAGCGGGGAGAGCCCTTCGACCCCGCGAGCGTGGACGGTCCCCGCACGCTCTACATCATCAAGGGGGCCGGAGCGGTGGTGCGCTGA